A stretch of the Streptosporangiales bacterium genome encodes the following:
- a CDS encoding MarR family transcriptional regulator yields the protein MTLAMYDALVQLSEAPGQQLYMKDLANRLLYSASGLTRLADALERAGYARRQTDPTNRRATLVTLTPEGMTALEAAWLTHARGVQDHFVSHIPSSQISGIASAFRAVTDGLEQATPDGR from the coding sequence ATGACGTTGGCGATGTACGACGCGTTGGTCCAGCTCTCCGAGGCTCCGGGTCAGCAGCTCTACATGAAGGATCTGGCCAACAGGCTTCTCTACAGCGCCAGCGGCCTCACCCGTCTTGCCGACGCCCTCGAGCGAGCCGGTTACGCTCGGCGCCAGACCGATCCGACCAACAGGCGAGCGACCTTGGTCACCCTGACTCCCGAGGGCATGACGGCGCTCGAAGCCGCTTGGCTCACCCATGCGCGCGGTGTCCAGGATCACTTCGTCTCACACATCCCGAGCAGCCAGATATCCGGCATTGCGTCTGCGTTCCGCGCGGTCACCGATGGCCTGGAACAAGCGACGCCTGACGGTCGGTAG
- a CDS encoding metalloregulator ArsR/SmtB family transcription factor, with protein sequence MTRELDVALLDVTADTDLAERTRVLASCLKALGDENRLRFLLLLAERPRTVRELTDATGMSQTLVSHHLAPLRQQGLVTVTPQGRSNVYALCCEALAAPGQLLASLAALTPEGENACCTPSGTASESPSA encoded by the coding sequence ATGACACGCGAACTCGACGTCGCCCTGCTCGACGTGACCGCCGACACCGACCTGGCTGAGCGGACCCGGGTGCTCGCGTCCTGCCTGAAGGCACTCGGCGACGAGAACCGACTGCGGTTCCTCCTGCTGCTCGCCGAGCGCCCGCGCACCGTTCGCGAGCTGACCGACGCGACCGGAATGAGCCAGACGCTGGTCAGCCACCACCTCGCACCCCTGCGGCAGCAGGGCCTGGTCACCGTCACCCCGCAGGGACGCAGCAACGTCTACGCCCTGTGCTGCGAAGCACTCGCCGCCCCCGGCCAGCTGCTCGCCAGCCTGGCCGCCCTCACCCCCGAAGGCGAGAACGCCTGCTGCACACCGTCGGGAACGGCCAGCGAATCGCCGTCCGCCTGA
- a CDS encoding NAD(P)-binding protein translates to MSGQQVSAGTGPVVVIGAGPVGLAAAAHLVERGLPFLVLEAGARVGASIEQWRHVRLFSPWEFNVDAAARRLLTAAGVALPDDAGLPTGAELVEEYLQPLAKLPALAPYLRFGADVVVVTRVGTDRVRTRGRDEAPFLVRTATGEEITARAVLDASGTWRTPNVLGGNGLPAHGEADAAAWVDHALPDVLGADRDAYAGRHTVVVGAGHSAATTLLALAQLADDAPGTRVTWAIRGGAPDRAYGGGEDDQLPARGALGAGLRALVDSGRVDLAAGFTVHAVRPRPDGAVELHDTDGRALVADRVVAATGYRPDWRLAGELRLDLDPVLEASRELAPLIDPNVHSCGTVYPHGIDELTHPEPGFYAVGAKSYGRAPTFLMATGYEQVRSVVAALAGDWAAARQVQLELPETGVCSVSNGLQVITDELGLAQDVPDKLMTATAKHMGTAETTTDAVLNAADELGLDHTAALRFAAFAADQAGENPPQPACT, encoded by the coding sequence GTGAGCGGACAGCAGGTCAGTGCGGGTACGGGGCCGGTGGTGGTGATCGGGGCGGGGCCGGTCGGGCTCGCCGCCGCCGCGCACCTGGTCGAACGCGGACTGCCGTTCCTCGTGCTCGAGGCGGGCGCGAGGGTCGGCGCATCGATCGAGCAGTGGCGGCACGTGCGGCTGTTCAGCCCGTGGGAGTTCAACGTCGACGCAGCCGCACGCCGGCTGCTCACCGCCGCCGGGGTGGCCCTGCCCGACGACGCCGGGTTGCCGACCGGTGCCGAGCTGGTCGAGGAGTACCTGCAACCGCTCGCAAAGCTGCCCGCGCTGGCACCGTACCTGCGATTCGGCGCCGATGTGGTCGTAGTCACCCGCGTCGGCACCGACCGGGTACGCACCCGCGGGCGGGACGAGGCGCCGTTCCTCGTACGAACGGCCACGGGCGAGGAGATCACCGCACGAGCGGTGTTGGACGCGTCGGGCACCTGGCGCACGCCGAACGTGCTCGGCGGCAACGGGCTGCCCGCCCACGGCGAGGCCGACGCTGCCGCGTGGGTCGACCACGCGTTGCCGGACGTACTCGGCGCCGACCGTGACGCGTACGCCGGCAGGCACACGGTGGTCGTCGGCGCCGGCCACTCCGCCGCGACCACGCTGCTGGCGCTGGCGCAGCTGGCCGACGACGCACCCGGGACCCGCGTCACCTGGGCGATCCGCGGCGGCGCCCCTGACCGCGCCTACGGCGGCGGCGAGGACGACCAGCTGCCCGCCCGTGGCGCGCTCGGCGCCGGGCTGCGTGCCCTGGTCGACAGCGGCCGCGTCGACCTCGCCGCCGGCTTCACCGTGCACGCCGTCCGGCCGCGACCGGACGGTGCGGTGGAGTTGCACGACACCGACGGCCGGGCGCTCGTCGCCGACCGGGTCGTCGCAGCCACCGGCTACCGGCCGGACTGGCGCCTGGCCGGCGAGCTGCGGCTGGACCTGGACCCGGTACTCGAGGCCAGCAGGGAGTTGGCACCGTTGATCGACCCGAACGTGCACTCCTGCGGCACCGTCTACCCGCACGGCATCGACGAGCTGACCCATCCTGAGCCGGGCTTCTACGCCGTCGGCGCGAAGAGCTACGGCCGCGCCCCGACGTTCCTGATGGCCACCGGGTACGAGCAGGTCCGCTCCGTCGTCGCCGCCCTCGCCGGCGACTGGGCCGCCGCCCGCCAGGTGCAGCTGGAACTCCCGGAGACCGGGGTGTGCTCGGTCAGCAACGGACTGCAGGTCATCACCGACGAACTCGGCCTCGCACAGGATGTGCCGGACAAGTTGATGACCGCGACCGCCAAGCACATGGGCACCGCCGAGACCACCACCGACGCCGTACTCAATGCCGCCGACGAGCTCGGTCTCGACCACACAGCCGCGCTGCGGTTCGCCGCGTTCGCGGCCGACCAGGCCGGCGAGAACCCACCGCAGCCGGCCTGTACGTGA
- a CDS encoding MFS transporter codes for MYVTSPHETIAAAGTGDQHPSRLRRALVALCVTEITSWGVLYYAFPVMLADLTRDTGWTTGAAMAAFSTGAITSALAGIWVGRWIDRYGPRPVMTAGSVLGALAVLALAAAPTLPWFFAAWVLTGLAQSAVLYPPAFTAVTRWYGPNRVRALTVLTLAGGLASTVFAPLTAVLLDHFSWRGSYLVLAGILAVITIPLHLAFLTPAWPRTTTQTRRDPGYVKAVAHSRQFVLLAVAMAAGALGMYAATVNLVPLFTARGIGTHLAAIALGLCGAGQLLGRLGYAALTRRTTPRSRTVAILTAGALSVLALGVLPGPVVPLIALAVVAGAIRGIYTLLQATTVSDRWGTHAYGHLNGIFAAPITATVAVSPAAGALLAERLGSYPTAYGLLAGLTLAAALLAALAGRPRNTSEHTDQAA; via the coding sequence CTGTACGTGACCTCACCGCACGAGACCATCGCCGCAGCCGGGACGGGCGACCAACACCCGTCCCGGCTGCGCCGTGCGTTGGTCGCGTTGTGCGTCACGGAGATCACCAGCTGGGGCGTGCTGTACTACGCGTTCCCCGTCATGCTCGCCGACCTGACCCGCGACACCGGCTGGACCACCGGGGCGGCAATGGCGGCGTTCTCCACCGGTGCGATCACCTCCGCGCTGGCCGGCATCTGGGTCGGCCGCTGGATCGACCGCTACGGCCCGCGCCCGGTGATGACCGCCGGTTCCGTTCTCGGCGCGCTCGCCGTACTCGCCCTCGCGGCCGCGCCAACGCTGCCGTGGTTCTTCGCCGCCTGGGTGCTCACCGGACTCGCACAATCGGCGGTGCTCTACCCACCCGCGTTCACCGCCGTCACCCGTTGGTACGGCCCGAACCGGGTGCGCGCGCTGACCGTGCTCACCCTCGCCGGCGGACTGGCAAGCACCGTCTTCGCACCGTTGACCGCCGTCCTGCTCGACCACTTCAGCTGGCGCGGCAGCTACCTCGTCCTCGCCGGGATCCTCGCCGTCATCACGATCCCGCTGCACCTGGCGTTCCTCACACCGGCCTGGCCCCGCACCACCACGCAGACGCGCCGCGACCCCGGCTACGTCAAGGCCGTGGCGCACAGCAGACAGTTCGTCCTGCTCGCCGTCGCCATGGCCGCCGGCGCGCTCGGCATGTACGCCGCCACCGTCAACCTCGTGCCACTGTTCACCGCACGCGGCATCGGAACCCACCTCGCCGCGATCGCCCTCGGCCTCTGCGGCGCCGGACAACTCCTCGGCCGACTCGGCTACGCCGCCCTCACTCGCCGCACCACACCACGCAGCCGGACCGTCGCCATCCTCACCGCCGGCGCACTCAGCGTGCTCGCACTGGGCGTCCTGCCCGGCCCCGTCGTGCCGCTCATCGCCCTAGCCGTAGTCGCCGGCGCGATCCGCGGCATCTACACGCTCCTGCAAGCGACCACCGTGTCCGACCGATGGGGCACCCACGCCTACGGCCACCTCAACGGCATCTTCGCCGCACCCATCACCGCCACCGTCGCTGTCTCCCCTGCCGCTGGCGCCCTTCTCGCCGAACGGCTCGGCAGCTACCCCACCGCCTACGGGTTGCTCGCCGGCCTCACCCTCGCCGCCGCGCTCCTCGCCGCACTCGCCGGCCGGCCCCGCAACACTTCGGAGCACACCGACCAGGCAGCGTAG